The following coding sequences lie in one Streptomyces venezuelae genomic window:
- a CDS encoding glycosyltransferase 87 family protein, with protein MLAVSLTALAALCAVQHVPMADTLVYRAEGAAVANGSDLYGFTVTEWELPATYPPFAAILFVPTTWLPLGALKTVFLIGNVALLLLLVRLSCELAGLRVRAPVLCAATALALWLEPVFQTVLFGQINLALACLVLWDLTRPPGAVGKGFAVGVAAGIKLTPAVFVIYLLLRGRVREAAVACAGFVGTVLLGALVLPAASVDFWTRRVFETGRVGKAWIVDNQSLQGLIARLLHDAEPGAAWAVPAAVTAVVGLWLVRRAPDEPRALLLAACTALLVSPISWSHHWVWCVPLLAVLIARGRPRLAATVAALFTARTFWLLPHEGALDLHLPWWQQVLASPYALLALAVWPVLGRTDPCVPQPPASSSSASTMRYAYPCSARNR; from the coding sequence CTGCTCGCGGTCTCCCTGACCGCTCTCGCCGCTCTCTGCGCCGTCCAGCACGTCCCGATGGCCGACACCCTGGTCTACCGTGCCGAGGGCGCCGCCGTCGCCAACGGCAGCGACCTGTACGGGTTCACCGTCACCGAGTGGGAACTGCCCGCCACCTACCCGCCGTTCGCCGCGATCCTCTTCGTACCGACGACCTGGCTCCCCCTGGGCGCCCTGAAGACCGTCTTCCTGATCGGCAACGTCGCCCTCCTTCTCCTCCTGGTCCGCCTCTCCTGCGAGCTGGCCGGCCTCCGCGTCCGCGCGCCGGTCCTCTGCGCCGCGACCGCCCTCGCCCTGTGGCTCGAACCCGTCTTCCAGACCGTCCTGTTCGGCCAGATCAACCTCGCGCTCGCCTGCCTGGTCCTGTGGGACCTGACCCGGCCGCCGGGCGCCGTCGGCAAGGGGTTCGCGGTCGGTGTCGCGGCCGGGATCAAGCTGACGCCCGCCGTGTTCGTCATCTACCTGCTGCTGCGGGGGCGCGTGCGCGAGGCGGCCGTCGCGTGCGCCGGGTTCGTCGGCACCGTGCTGCTCGGCGCGCTGGTGCTCCCCGCGGCGAGTGTCGACTTCTGGACGCGGCGGGTCTTCGAGACAGGCCGGGTCGGCAAGGCGTGGATCGTCGACAACCAGTCGCTGCAGGGCCTGATCGCGCGGCTCCTGCACGACGCGGAGCCGGGCGCGGCCTGGGCCGTCCCGGCGGCGGTGACGGCCGTCGTCGGCCTCTGGCTGGTCCGCCGCGCGCCCGACGAACCGCGCGCGCTGCTCCTGGCCGCGTGCACGGCGCTGCTGGTCTCCCCGATCAGCTGGTCGCACCACTGGGTGTGGTGCGTACCGCTCCTGGCCGTCCTGATCGCGCGGGGCCGCCCGCGCCTGGCGGCGACGGTGGCGGCCCTCTTCACGGCCCGTACGTTCTGGCTGCTCCCGCACGAGGGCGCCCTGGACCTCCACCTGCCGTGGTGGCAGCAGGTGTTGGCGTCCCCGTACGCACTGCTCGCACTGGCGGTCTGGCCGGTGCTCGGACGCACGGATCCGTGTGTCCCTCAGCCCCCGGCCAGCAGCTCGTCCGCGTCCACGATGCGGTACGCGTACCCCTGCTCGGCGAGGAACCGCTGA
- a CDS encoding metallophosphoesterase family protein: protein MLTRVAVLSDIHGVLPALEAVLAEPEVRAADRVVLTGDITAGPQPAEVLDLLAGLGDRAVLISGNADRELLEYRRGDRDTIPDPIGPWAADQLRADHLDLLARLPKSARLTLAGLGDVLFCHATPRDDEEIVLVDSRPERWAEVLDGVDPAVRTVVCGHTHMPFVRLAHGRTVVNPGSVGMPYGRAGAHWALLGPGIDLRTTPYDIDAAVTRLTRECAYPGIAEWADHYLQARDSDAEALAVFGPLDGRRG from the coding sequence ATGCTGACCCGAGTGGCCGTCCTCTCCGACATCCATGGCGTCCTGCCCGCCCTCGAAGCCGTCCTCGCGGAACCCGAGGTGCGGGCGGCGGACCGGGTGGTGCTGACCGGTGACATCACGGCGGGACCACAGCCCGCCGAAGTCCTCGACCTGCTCGCGGGGCTCGGCGACCGCGCCGTCCTCATCAGCGGCAACGCCGACCGCGAGCTGCTCGAATACCGCCGCGGCGACCGCGACACCATCCCCGACCCCATCGGCCCCTGGGCGGCCGACCAGCTCCGCGCGGACCACCTCGACCTCCTCGCGCGGCTCCCGAAGTCGGCGCGCCTCACCCTCGCCGGCCTCGGCGACGTCCTGTTCTGCCACGCCACGCCCCGCGACGACGAGGAGATCGTCCTCGTCGACTCCCGCCCCGAACGGTGGGCGGAGGTCCTCGACGGCGTCGACCCCGCCGTGCGCACGGTGGTGTGCGGCCACACCCACATGCCGTTCGTCCGCCTCGCCCACGGCCGCACGGTCGTCAACCCCGGCAGCGTCGGCATGCCCTACGGCCGCGCGGGCGCCCACTGGGCGCTCCTGGGCCCCGGCATCGACCTGCGCACGACCCCGTACGACATCGACGCGGCCGTCACCCGCCTGACCCGCGAGTGCGCCTACCCCGGCATCGCGGAGTGGGCGGACCACTACCTGCAGGCCCGCGACAGCGACGCGGAGGCGCTCGCGGTGTTCGGACCGCTGGACGGACGGCGGGGGTAG
- a CDS encoding helicase-associated domain-containing protein, translating into MSPDEPQTTDSADASVTARVTAPPRAADVPRSLAEALRSRGDDALADLLRARPDLLNPVPNDLTQLATRAGTRASVVRALERLDRFAQQVAEALAVASEPASYDEVRRLLAGDDGDAAVEAALPRALATLHEQALVWGPDDRLRLVRTARELLAPTPQHPSPTGLGPTVAEATAGMSPTRIQDIVTAAGLPTTHDPVSAVRSLTALFTDRTRMSALLDEAPAESVEVLSRLVWGPPYGQVTADPARHLRWLLDRGLLLPTAPGTVVLPREAALHLRAGRAHRTPEPVPPPVEAAREYRPQVVDAAAAGQAYTALATVEELLKDWDEGGPAVLRAGGLSVRDLKRTAVALDTSEPLAAFWVELAYAAGLLASDGEADERYAATPAYDTWQELPAAERWSALATAWLAATRTAGLVGGRDGKDRTLSALGPHLDRSTAPEVRHRVLALAAALPEGTAPTPDSLLSRLRWERPSASRGRPGQDGTPTPSDAPPPQDLRSRIAQWTLNEAELLGVTGRGALSSHGRALLSGFAAGSVTGAGSGAGAGAGSGFGAGSGAEAGSGARSGAGSGSGAGSVSGYGFGAGSLVADATAERDLAAAHAARLLAPLLPEPLDHVLLQADLTAVAPGPLERPLGDALAVLADVESKGGATVYRFTPGSVRRALDAGQSASDLHAFLAAHSRTPVPQPLAYLIDDVARKHGHLRIGAASAYVRCDDEALLNEILADKRAQSLRLRRLAPTVLAAQADPGTLLDGLRAMGFAPAAESAEGDVLITRAHAHRTPPRSAPEPVPDGPPLPGDTLIGAAVRAIRAGDLASTAPRKETPTSASPSDGRLPRTTAAETLATMQAAVLTGEALWIGYVNAEGTASQRVIAPVRVEGGFVTAYDHTADEVRTYPLHRVTGVAELADD; encoded by the coding sequence ATGAGCCCCGACGAGCCGCAGACCACGGACAGCGCCGACGCGAGCGTCACCGCGCGGGTCACCGCACCGCCGCGTGCGGCGGACGTGCCGCGATCCCTCGCCGAAGCGCTCCGGTCGCGTGGGGACGACGCGCTCGCCGACCTGCTGCGGGCCCGCCCCGACCTCCTCAACCCCGTGCCGAACGACCTCACCCAGCTCGCCACCCGCGCCGGGACCCGGGCGTCCGTGGTACGTGCGCTGGAGCGGCTCGACCGGTTCGCGCAGCAGGTCGCCGAGGCGCTCGCCGTGGCGTCGGAGCCCGCCTCGTACGACGAGGTGCGCAGGCTGCTCGCGGGCGACGACGGGGACGCCGCCGTCGAGGCCGCCCTGCCGCGCGCCCTCGCCACGCTCCACGAGCAGGCGCTGGTGTGGGGGCCCGACGACCGCCTGCGTCTGGTGCGCACGGCCCGCGAACTCCTCGCCCCCACCCCGCAGCACCCGTCCCCGACCGGTCTCGGCCCCACCGTCGCCGAGGCCACGGCCGGGATGTCGCCGACCCGCATCCAGGACATCGTCACGGCGGCGGGCCTGCCGACGACGCACGACCCGGTGTCGGCCGTGCGCTCGCTGACCGCGCTTTTCACAGACCGTACGCGGATGTCGGCGCTGCTCGACGAGGCGCCCGCGGAGTCCGTCGAGGTGCTGTCCCGGCTCGTGTGGGGCCCTCCCTACGGCCAGGTCACCGCCGACCCGGCACGCCACCTGCGCTGGCTCCTCGACCGCGGCCTGCTCCTCCCCACCGCGCCCGGCACGGTCGTGCTGCCCCGCGAGGCGGCCCTGCACCTGCGCGCGGGCCGCGCCCACCGCACGCCCGAGCCGGTGCCGCCGCCCGTCGAGGCGGCCCGCGAATACCGTCCACAGGTTGTGGACGCGGCCGCCGCCGGCCAGGCGTACACCGCGCTCGCCACCGTCGAGGAACTCCTCAAGGACTGGGACGAGGGCGGCCCCGCGGTGCTGCGCGCGGGCGGTCTCAGCGTCCGCGACCTGAAGCGGACCGCGGTCGCCCTCGACACGTCCGAGCCGCTCGCCGCGTTCTGGGTCGAACTGGCCTACGCGGCGGGGCTGCTCGCCTCCGACGGCGAGGCCGACGAGCGGTACGCCGCGACGCCCGCGTACGACACGTGGCAGGAGCTGCCCGCGGCCGAGCGGTGGTCGGCGCTCGCCACGGCGTGGCTCGCGGCCACGCGCACGGCGGGGCTCGTGGGCGGCCGCGACGGCAAGGACCGCACGCTGTCCGCGCTCGGCCCGCACCTGGACCGGTCGACGGCCCCCGAGGTACGGCACCGGGTGCTCGCGCTCGCCGCCGCGCTGCCCGAGGGCACGGCGCCCACCCCCGACTCCCTCCTGTCCCGCCTCCGCTGGGAGCGCCCCTCCGCCTCCCGCGGCCGCCCCGGCCAGGACGGCACGCCGACCCCGTCCGACGCCCCGCCCCCACAGGACCTCCGCTCCCGCATCGCCCAGTGGACGCTGAACGAGGCGGAGTTGCTGGGGGTGACGGGGAGGGGGGCGCTCTCCTCGCATGGGCGGGCGCTGCTGTCCGGGTTCGCGGCGGGTTCCGTGACCGGGGCGGGCTCCGGGGCCGGGGCCGGTGCGGGTTCCGGGTTCGGCGCGGGCTCCGGGGCCGAGGCCGGCTCAGGTGCCCGGTCCGGCGCGGGTTCCGGGTCCGGCGCGGGCTCCGTCTCGGGTTACGGGTTCGGCGCCGGGAGCTTGGTCGCCGACGCGACCGCCGAGCGGGATCTCGCCGCCGCCCATGCCGCGCGGCTTCTCGCGCCCCTCCTTCCCGAGCCCCTCGACCACGTCCTGCTCCAGGCCGACCTCACCGCCGTGGCCCCCGGCCCGTTGGAGCGGCCGCTCGGCGACGCGCTCGCCGTCCTCGCCGACGTGGAGTCCAAGGGCGGCGCCACGGTCTACCGCTTCACGCCCGGTTCCGTACGCCGCGCCCTCGACGCCGGGCAGTCCGCGTCCGACCTGCACGCCTTCCTCGCCGCGCACTCCCGTACGCCCGTCCCGCAGCCCCTCGCCTACCTCATCGACGACGTGGCGCGGAAACACGGCCACCTGCGGATCGGCGCCGCCTCCGCGTACGTCCGCTGCGACGACGAGGCCCTCCTCAACGAGATCCTCGCCGACAAGCGCGCCCAGAGCCTGCGGCTGCGCCGCCTCGCGCCCACCGTGCTCGCCGCCCAGGCGGACCCCGGCACGCTCCTCGACGGGCTGCGCGCGATGGGGTTCGCGCCGGCGGCGGAGAGCGCGGAGGGCGACGTCCTGATCACCCGCGCGCATGCCCACCGCACGCCTCCCCGTTCCGCCCCCGAGCCGGTGCCGGACGGGCCGCCGCTGCCCGGCGACACGCTCATCGGGGCGGCCGTGCGGGCGATCCGGGCGGGGGACCTGGCGTCGACGGCGCCGCGCAAGGAGACGCCGACGTCCGCGTCGCCGTCGGACGGCCGACTCCCCCGGACCACGGCCGCGGAGACCCTCGCCACGATGCAGGCGGCGGTCCTCACGGGGGAGGCGCTGTGGATCGGTTACGTGAACGCGGAGGGGACGGCGAGTCAGCGGGTCATCGCGCCGGTTCGGGTCGAGGGCGGGTTCGTGACGGCGTACGACCACACGGCGGATGAGGTCCGTACGTATCCCTTGCACAGGGTCACGGGGGTGGCGGAACTCGCGGACGACTGA
- a CDS encoding DNA repair helicase XPB: MNGPLIVQSDKTLLLEVDHEQAEACRRAIAPFAELERAPEHIHTYRVTPLGLWNARAAGHDAEQVVDALVEFSRYPVPHALLVDVAETMARYGRLTLSKHPTHGLVLTTTDRPVLEEILRSKKVQPLVGARLDPDTVAVHPSERGQIKQTLLKLGWPAEDLAGYVDGEAHKIDLDEAGWSLRPYQQQAVEGFWHGGSGVVVLPCGAGKTLVGAGAMAQAKATTLILVTNTVSARQWKHELVKRTSLTEDEIGEYSGTRKEIRPVTIATYQVLTTKRKGIYPHLELFDSRDWGLVIYDEVHLLPAPVFKFTADLQARRRLGLTATLVREDGRESDVFSLIGPKRFDAPWKEIEAQGYIAPADCVEVRVNLTDSERLAYATAEAEEKYRFCATTATKRKVTEALVKKHAGEQTLVIGQYIDQLDELGEHLDAPVIKGETTNAQREKLFDAFREGEISVLVVSKVANFSIDLPEATVAIQVSGTFGSRQEEAQRLGRVLRPKADGHEARFYSVVARDTIDQDFAAHRQRFLAEQGYAYRIVDADELLAGG, from the coding sequence GTGAACGGTCCCCTCATCGTCCAGTCGGACAAGACTCTCCTGCTCGAGGTCGACCACGAGCAGGCGGAGGCCTGCCGTCGTGCCATCGCGCCGTTCGCGGAGCTGGAGCGCGCGCCCGAGCACATCCACACCTACCGGGTCACCCCGCTCGGGCTGTGGAACGCGCGGGCCGCCGGGCACGACGCGGAGCAGGTCGTCGACGCGCTCGTGGAGTTCTCGCGGTACCCCGTGCCGCACGCGCTGCTCGTCGACGTCGCCGAGACGATGGCGCGGTACGGACGCCTCACGCTCTCCAAGCACCCCACCCACGGTCTCGTCCTCACCACCACCGACCGGCCGGTCCTGGAGGAGATCCTGCGGTCGAAGAAGGTCCAGCCGCTCGTCGGCGCCCGTCTCGACCCGGACACCGTCGCCGTGCACCCCTCCGAGCGCGGCCAGATCAAGCAGACGCTGCTGAAGCTGGGCTGGCCCGCCGAGGACCTCGCCGGTTACGTCGACGGCGAGGCGCACAAGATCGACCTGGACGAGGCGGGCTGGTCGCTCCGCCCCTACCAGCAGCAGGCCGTCGAGGGCTTCTGGCACGGCGGCAGCGGTGTCGTCGTCCTGCCCTGCGGTGCGGGGAAGACCCTCGTCGGTGCCGGGGCCATGGCGCAGGCCAAGGCCACCACGCTCATCCTCGTCACCAACACGGTCTCCGCCCGCCAGTGGAAGCACGAACTGGTGAAGCGGACCTCCCTGACGGAGGACGAGATCGGCGAGTACAGCGGGACGCGCAAGGAGATCCGGCCCGTCACGATCGCCACGTACCAGGTGCTCACGACGAAGCGGAAGGGCATCTACCCGCACCTCGAACTCTTCGACTCGCGCGACTGGGGCCTCGTCATCTACGACGAGGTGCACCTGCTGCCCGCGCCGGTCTTCAAGTTCACCGCCGACCTCCAGGCACGGCGCCGTCTCGGGCTGACCGCGACCCTCGTGCGCGAGGACGGGCGCGAGTCCGACGTGTTCTCGCTCATCGGGCCCAAGCGGTTCGACGCGCCGTGGAAGGAGATCGAGGCGCAGGGCTACATCGCGCCCGCCGACTGCGTCGAGGTGCGCGTCAACCTCACCGACAGCGAGCGGCTCGCGTACGCCACGGCGGAGGCCGAGGAGAAGTACCGCTTCTGCGCCACCACCGCCACCAAGCGCAAGGTGACGGAGGCGCTGGTCAAGAAGCACGCGGGCGAGCAGACGCTCGTCATCGGGCAGTACATCGACCAGCTCGACGAGCTCGGCGAACACCTCGACGCGCCCGTCATCAAGGGCGAGACGACCAACGCGCAGCGCGAGAAGCTCTTCGACGCGTTCCGCGAGGGCGAGATCTCCGTCCTCGTCGTCTCCAAGGTCGCCAACTTCTCCATCGACCTGCCCGAGGCGACCGTCGCCATCCAGGTGTCCGGCACGTTCGGGTCGCGGCAGGAGGAGGCGCAGCGGCTCGGGCGCGTGCTGCGGCCCAAGGCCGATGGGCACGAGGCGCGCTTCTACTCCGTCGTCGCGCGCGACACCATCGACCAGGACTTCGCCGCCCACCGTCAGCGGTTCCTCGCCGAGCAGGGGTACGCGTACCGCATCGTGGACGCGGACGAGCTGCTGGCCGGGGGCTGA